In the genome of Mycteria americana isolate JAX WOST 10 ecotype Jacksonville Zoo and Gardens chromosome 7, USCA_MyAme_1.0, whole genome shotgun sequence, one region contains:
- the MAB21L4 gene encoding LOW QUALITY PROTEIN: protein mab-21-like 4 (The sequence of the model RefSeq protein was modified relative to this genomic sequence to represent the inferred CDS: inserted 2 bases in 2 codons; substituted 4 bases at 4 genomic stop codons) → MATAAATLRAWREWCCQGDGAAYLRGRVGPMHEAGPGPPPPLHRGGQGRSPALASAAAGFTGSARPRGAGSCPQCTGLGLGLDQLWAGCRTGPRGLCLAEGLPVSGKLEPEPDGAVGWARGWAWRAALSACMVGVGSHSPPTATTAWPGSGMSLLPAPVGTTQVQSRHAPATPGSWPAEPSWARVGGRWFAFSWHWHAAPVLGEAWETAAPGQWLPALPSLPMYFYSCSGQAHGGGGAAMAASTSHWHSYLGVIVSHERQRLGHFQQAKDILLTLLEGVHAREPRFLADYARNLVASEFALCASEDAVTMEVPLWIDGDALGVLACWLGDTQSGTVXELGTCCLEVPSPGTNLEDWTSAVGVMEQGGGLGCLVPGEVLXRLKELLVLAIVCWQHRFLLQPGDLSAENLQEDTMELSLLIRSGXFDIVPVVRRQQEPLQLKGRQSDRGFPEGSLRKATEEAHFIPAAPYCWRSSTHLPILKLVQAVDALKGPRLDSLHLLDQFRSQDWREEGGKGGLTFNHLEMVLLWSTELFPSPEDWQDLEGSVYRLLVIFLRCLATRHLPHFLHPEENLFQGEPPDLASLYHKVDSFTQDPXCFLCFHFGLPACTDSWQADPGTXALLQLPSEDGSYWDTAYFDILLSQFQVYQIQDGTRHSATSQLLSKIRXEIPQQS, encoded by the exons ATGGCGACCGCAGCCGCCACGCTGCGGGCGTGGCGGGAGTGGTGTTGCCAGGGTGATGGTGCGGCCTACCTGCGGGGCAGGGTCGGGCCCATGCATGAGGCCGGGCCAGGCCCACCGCCTCCCCTACACCGCGGCGGACAGGGGAGGTCGCCGGCCTTGGCCTCGGCGGCAGCCGGGTTCACAGGGTCTGCCCGGCCGAGGGGTGCCGGGAGCTGCCCACAGTGCAccggcctgggcctgggcctggaccagctgtgggctGGATGCAGGACTGGGCCCAGGGGGCTCTGCCTGGCCGAGGGGCTGCCCGTATCTGGCAAGCTTGAGCCTGAGCCTGATGGAGCCGtgggctgggcacggggctgggccTGGAGGGCTGCACTGAGCGCCTGCATGGTGGGCGTGGGGTCCCACAGCCCTCCCACAGCCACCACAGCATGGCCTGGCTCCGGCATGAGCCTGCTCCCAGCTCCCGTGGGCACAACACAAGTTCAGAGTAGACATGCCCCAGCAACCCCAGGCAGCTGGCCTGCCGAGCCGAGCTGGGCCAGGGTGGGAGGGCGGTGGTTCGCCTTCAGCTGGCACTGGCATGCAGCCCCAGTGCTGGGGGAGGCGTGGGAGACCGCAGC CCCTGGCCaatggctcccagccctgccatccCTGCCCATGTATTTCTACTCCTGCTCAGGGCAGGCTCATGGTGGTGGTGGAGCTGCCATGGCAGCCAGCACTTCCCACTGGCACAGCTATCTCGGGGTAATTGTGTCCCACGAGAGGCAGCGGCTGGGGCATTTCCAGCAGGCCAAGGACATCCTGCTGACCCTACTAGAAGGTGTCCACGCCAGGGAGCCCCGCTTCCTCGCAGACTATGCCAGGAACCTGGTAGCCTCTGAGTTTGCTCTCTGTGCCTCCGAGGATGCTGTTACCATGGAGGTCCCCCTGTGGATCGATGGCGatgccctgggggtgctggcgtGCTGGCTGGGGGACACCCAGTCAGGCACTG TGGAGCTGGGCACCTGCTGTCTGGAAGTGCCCTCTCCAGGGACCAACTTGGAGGACTGGACCAGCGCTGTGGGTGTGATGGAGCAGGGAGGTGGTTTGGGATGCCTGGTTCCTGGCGAAGTCCTCTAGCGGCTGAAAGAGCTCCTTGTTTTGGCCATTGTGTGCTGGCAACACCGCTTCCTGCTTCAGCCAG GTGACCTCAGTGCTGAAAATCTGCAGGAAGACACTATGGAGCTCTCCCTGCTGATCCGCAGTG ACTTTGACATTGTCCCCGTGGTGAGGAGGCAGCAGGAACCACTCCAGCTCAAGGGTCGGCAGAGCGACAGGGGCTTCCCTGAAGGCAGCCTCCGGAAGGCCACAGAAGAGGCCCACTTCATCCCTGCCGCTCCCTATTGCTGGAG ATCCTCCACTCACCTCCCCATCCTGAAGCTGGTCCAAGCAGTGGACGCACTGAAGGGACCCCGTCTGGACAGCCTTCACTTGCTTGACCAGTTCCGCAGCCAGGACTGGAGAGAGGAGGGTGGGAAAGGCGGTCTCACCTTCAACCACCTGGAG atGGTGCTGCTGTGGAGCACGGAGCTCTTTCCCTCCCCAGAGGACTGGCAGGACCTGGAGGGCTCTGTCTACAGACTCTTGGTGATCTTCCTCCGCTGCCTGGCCACCAGGCACCTGCCCCACTTCCTGCACCCGGAGGAGAACCTCTTCCAAGGAGAGCCCCCAGACCTTGCCTCCCTCTACCATAAGGTGGACAGCTTCACCCAGGATCCCTGATGCTTCCTCTGCTTCCATTTTGGCCTCCCTGCATGCACTGACAGTTGGCAGGCAGATCCTGGCACCTGAGCACTCCTGCAGCTCCCCTCCGAGGACGGGTCCTACTGGGATACAGCCTACTTTGACATCCTGCTCAGCCAG TTCCAGGTGTACCAGATCCAGGATGGCACACGCCACTCAGCAACGTCCCAGCTCCTCTCCAAGATCCGGTGAGAAAtcccccagcagagctga
- the AGXT gene encoding alanine--glyoxylate aminotransferase: MRWLRQQEWCWWHINWTRRRPGAESGPAGGASSPGVRVHRDAGHCWFGMHYAVVLGAAQAASAAPLRARLLGMARRAMTTSLLRVPPPQGLLRPLAVPERLLLGPGPSNVPPRILAAGGQQLLGHMHPEVLQVMDEIKAGIQYAFQTQNQLTLAISGTGHCAMEAALLNLLEHGDTALVAISGIWGQRAADIARRLGSNVHELLKPPGEYFAPWDIEEGLVQHKPSVLFITHGESSTGVLQPLEGLGELCHRHGCLLLVDAVASLGGAPIFMDQQEIDVLYSGSQKVLNAPPGSAPISFSERAREKMLRRKTKPPSFYLDMGWLANYWGCDGEPRRYHHTAPINSFFSLREGLAMLVELGLESSWERHQANCAQLCQGLHDLGLELFVKEEKARLPTITTVRVPEGYDWKEITAFLMDNHAIEIAGGLGPSVGKVLRIGLMGCNSTSGNVDCVLRALRDALGCCHRSRL, translated from the exons ATGAGGTGGCTGAGACAGCAGGAATGGTGCTGGTGGCACATTAACTGGACAAGGAGGAGGCCAGGGGCAGAGTCCGGGCCAGCAGGAGGAGCATCAAGCCCTGGGGTCAGGGTCCACAGGGACGCTGGACACTGCTGGTTTGGGATGCACTACGCTGTGGTGTTGGGTGCTGCACAGGCAGCCTCCGCTGCTCCACTCCGGGCTCGGCTCCTGGGGATGGCAAGGCGTGCCATGACCACCAGCTTGCTCCGTGTCCCCCCACCGCAGGGGCTGCTCCGGCCCCTGGCCGTGCCAGAGAGGCTGCTGCTCGGACCGGGGCCCAGCAATGTGCCCCCCCGCATCCTGGCTGCAGGcggccagcagctcctgggccaCATGCACCCCGAGGTGCTGCAG GTGATGGATGAGATCAAGGCGGGCATCCAATACGCCTTCCAGACGCAGAACCAGCTGACCCTGGCCATCAGCGGCACTGGCCACTGTGCCATGGAGGCTGCCCTCCTCAACCTCCTGGAGCATGGTGACACCGCACTGGTGGCCATCAGCGGCATCTGGGGACAACGCGCCGCCGACATCGCCAGGAGGTTGG GATCCAATGTCCATGAGCTGCTGAAGCCCCCGGGCGAGTACTTTGCTCCATGGGACATCGAGGAG GGCCTGGTGCAGCACAAGCCCTCAGTGCTCTTCATTACCCACGGCGAGTCCTCCACaggggtgctgcagccactggaggGGCTGGGCGAGTTGTGCCACCG GCATGGCTGCCTGTTGCTCGTGGATGCGGTGGCATCACTCGGGGGAGCCCCCATCTTCATGGACCAGCAGG AGATCGACGTCCTATACTCGGGGTCTCAGAAAGTCCTCAATGCCCCCCCTGGCAGCGCCCCCATCTCATTCAGCGAGCGAGCCAG GGAGAAGATGCTGAGGAGGAAGACAAAGCCCCCGTCTTTCTACCTGGACATGGGCTGGCTGGCAAACTACTGGGGCTGCGACGGAGAGCCACGAAG GTACCATCACACGGCACCAATCAACAGCTTCTTCAGCCTGCGGGAAGGCTTGGCCATGCTGGTGGAGCTG GGTCTGGAGAGCTCGTGGGAACGCCACCAGGCCAACTGCGCCCAGCTTTGCCAGGGGCTGCATGACCTGGGACTTGAGCTCTTCGTGAAGGAGGAG AAGGCGAGACTTCCTACCATTACCACTGTAAGGGTGCCTGAGGGCTACGACTGGAAGGAGATCACAGCCTTTCTCATGGACAACCATGCCATCGAGATCGCCGGGGGCCTGGGCCCCTCGGTAGGCAAG GTCCTGCGAATTGGCCTCATGGGCTGTAACTCGACCAGCGGCAATGTGGACTGTGTGCTGCGTGCCCTGCGAGATGCCCTCGGGTGCTGCCACCGCAGCAGGCTGTGA